The Plasmodium vinckei vinckei genome assembly, chromosome: PVVCY_14 genome window below encodes:
- a CDS encoding ribosome biogenesis protein TSR3, putative: MKNNQLERKKYSVHNLVKLINERQKQNAKINKDTENAKSKLGINLNDDEKNRNTNKQKNNYAKNEKRDDIQCNAINGVNKSSSIEEENCENKIISNTVDEQKVDKNNEILNNNTESETNGHSSDDSKHQDGEQDDEQDDEQNGRITEGEETGNKNVDEIKLFMIDYNECQNKKCSCKKLYRFKKIKKVQLNKKFKGIVLTPFCDKYFSIDDKQIVEKNGLAVVDCSWKSIDLLKKVKYTNQRKLPYIIAVNSINYGKPYKLSCLESLAFCLYICNYNKQYNDILSIYKWSLNFTNVNMEVLEKYKLCRNHEDIKKAEEEFIENSIKKREENKQVDHYKVIYEDEYI, encoded by the coding sequence ATGAAAAACAATCAGttagaaagaaaaaaatattctgtTCATAATTTGGTAAAATTGATTAATGAAAGGCAAAAACaaaatgcaaaaataaataaagatacCGAAAATGCCAAATCAAAATTAGGAATAAACTTAAATGATGACGAAAAAAACagaaatacaaataaacaaaaaaacaattatgctaaaaatgaaaaaagagATGATATACAATGTAATGCCATAAATGGAGTTAATAAGAGCAGCAGCATTGAGGAGGAAAAttgtgaaaataaaatcataaGTAATACGGTTGATGAACAAAAagtagataaaaataatgaaattttGAATAACAATACGGAAAGTGAAACAAACGGACACAGTAGTGATGATAGTAAACATCAAGATGGCGAACAGGATGATGAGCAGGATGATGAACAAAATGGTAGAATAACTGAAGGTGAAGAGacaggaaataaaaatgttgacgaaataaaattatttatgattGATTATAATGAATgccaaaataaaaaatgctcATGTAAAAAACTATACCGTTTTAAAAAGATTAAAAAAGTACaactaaataaaaaatttaaaggaATAGTATTAACACCATTTTgtgataaatatttttctatagATGATAAACAAATAGTAGAAAAGAATGGTCTTGCTGTTGTTGATTGTTCTTGGAAATCTATcgatttattaaaaaaagtaaaatatacaaaccAAAGAAAATTACCTTATATTATTGCAGTTAATAGTATAAATTATGGAAAACcatataaattatcatGTTTAGAGTCTTTAGCATTttgcttatatatatgtaattacaataaacaatataatgatattttaAGTATATACAAATGGAGTCTTAATTTTACAAATGTAAATATGGAGgttttagaaaaatataaattatgccGAAATCATGAAGACATTAAAAAAGCTGAAGAAGaatttattgaaaattctataaaaaaaagagaagaaaataaacaagTTGATCATTATAAGGTTATTTATGAAGACGagtatatatag
- a CDS encoding heterochromatin protein 1, putative, with the protein MKKSNVQLFGQDDMGNTLIKSKGRTSLISKKRGHKRGMRNRMGSRIGNKSSASSVTDGSLKKSDDDDNQSIKKENSSNNYNNTLLNIEDVYSVRIKNRKMEFLASLKNASPQWVEESNIRSTGHLNIKVNDFKKYIKRKKTSKGSRIVIKNLHNVGDELYISVIHNINNKEIHSLYPSKVIEYIYPQELLNFLLSRLRYRTV; encoded by the coding sequence atgaaaaagagTAATGTACAGTTATTTGGTCAAGATGATATGGGAAATACTCTAATAAAATCAAAGGGTAGAACATCAttaatttcaaaaaaaagaggTCATAAAAGAGGAATGAGAAATAGAATGGGAAGTAGAATAGGGAATAAGAGCAGCGCTTCGTCAGTTACAGATGGCTCTTTAAAGAAAAGTGATGATGATGATAATcaatcaataaaaaaagaaaatagttcaaataattataataatacattattaaatattgaaGATGTATATAGTgtaagaattaaaaataggAAGATGGAATTTTTGGCTAGCTTAAAAAATGCATCACCACAATGGGTAGAAGAATCGAATATTCGAAGTACAGggcatttaaatataaaagttaacgattttaaaaaatatattaagagaaaaaaaacatctAAAGGAAGTAGAAttgttattaaaaatttacataatGTTGGAgatgaattatatatatcagtTATAcataacataaataataaagaaattcaTAGTTTATATCCATCAAAAGTTAtcgaatatatataccctCAAGAGCTTTTAAACTTTCTTTTATCAAGACTTAGATATAGAACAGTTTAA
- a CDS encoding debranching enzyme-associated ribonuclease, putative has protein sequence MSDVDDFYEYAKNNFLNLLKKNNLNPKNADEKQKQKSDIDIFKEGKHSSLSHQNELKIKKKKKKKHHSSDDDHSREHKKSKDKHKDKKRKNKHSDDEYNKKHKNSKHDKKKKKKKHKHKHEESDDDSDESSSKKKKEKKREQTSESDSQISSSSASTNKNKFEHDIKSSSSNVSINKNTFESDNDSEMTKDIKNTDDGKSVKNDYKNSMENIKLTKKLEKKIYEQKEKILLKNALNKKLVDCKYCIDSDLFQKINKLNIISISDKSYICYYNYKNIFLKNQLFISPIDHTISITNTNFETILDMRNHMKSLIAMLEEYNQTCIFIEFNNCFNTNVELISMRKTKHTYVNCYSIPMNLLEKAKIYFKKNLQDISSLYRENKQLIITDNKYAPYGIIPKNIPYISVNFSLVETYIQVIENNYDYINMCRCIFTDLFKQDRLYKYFRNFQTYVDTVEEFKSLYAKYDWTNYR, from the coding sequence aTGAGCGATGTAGAcgatttttatgaatatgccaaaaataattttttaaacctcttaaaaaaaaataatttaaatccAAAAAATGCAgatgaaaaacaaaagcAAAAAAGCGATATAGACATATTTAAGGAAGGAAAACACTCCAGTTTATCGCatcaaaatgaattaaagataaaaaaaaaaaagaaaaagaaacatCACAGTAGTGATGACGATCACTCTCGTGAACATAAGAAATCAAAAGATAAGcataaagataaaaaaagaaagaacaAACACAGTGatgatgaatataataaaaagcataaaaatagtaaacatgataaaaaaaaaaaaaaaaaaaaacataagcACAAGCATGAGGAAAGTGATGATGATTCAGATGAGTCGTCGtctaagaaaaaaaaagaaaagaaaaggGAACAAACTAGTGAAAGTGATTCCCAAATCAGTAGCTCAAGTGCCTCTACAAATAAGAACAAATTTGAACACGATATCAAAAGTAGTAGTTCGAATGTTTCTATAAATAAGAACACATTTGAAAGTGATAATGATAGTGAAATGACTAAAGATATAAAGAATACTGATGATGGTAAAAGTGTGaaaaatgattataaaaattccatggaaaatattaaattgacaaaaaaattggaaaaaaaaatatatgaacagaaagagaaaattttattaaaaaatgcattaaataaaaaattagtaGATTGTAAATATTGTATTGATTCtgatttatttcaaaaaataaacaaattaaatataattagtATTAGTGataaatcatatatatgttattataattataaaaatatttttttaaaaaatcagCTTTTTATATCTCCTATAGATCATACAATAAGTATTacaaatacaaattttgaGACAATTCTAGACATGAGAAATCATATGAAATCATTAATTGCCATGTTAGAAGAATATAACCAaacatgtatatttatcgaatttaataattgttttaataCAAATGTAGAATTAATATCTATgagaaaaacaaaacacACATATGTTAATTGCTATTCTATACCTATGAATTTATTAGAAAaagcaaaaatatattttaaaaaaaatttgcaAGATATAAGTTCATTATATAgagaaaataaacaattaattattacagataataaatatgcaccTTATGGTATTATACCGAAAAATATCCCATATATTTCAGTTAATTTTTCACTTGTTGAAACCTATATACAAgttattgaaaataattatgattatataaatatgtgtcGGTGTATATTTACTGATCTTTTTAAACAAGAtagattatataaatattttagaaaCTTTCAAACGTATGTCGATACTGTAGAAGAATTTAAATCACTTTACGCAAAATATGACTGGACAAATTACCGGTGA